A stretch of the uncultured Trichococcus sp. genome encodes the following:
- a CDS encoding nucleoside-diphosphate sugar epimerase/dehydratase — MLADTACIVLAAVLAYWLLENYISQPTVFYITMIGITAGIYLLVGGSRHLFANIPDYTGVNEIVSTVRTLSIAFLLSAIISTGLIRLVSMRYILLMYFFSMTFIPGIRIIWRGIHEYHEGVTQRMRTEDKGKIRTLVVGAGEGGSIFISSLMRRPNAIEIVGIVDQDESKQCSRLMDIPILGKEEDIPDLVNELHIDQVTIAIPSLKANDMERILDICNQAGVKVNQMPKIEDVMMGKLSVNRFRDLDVCDLLGRDEVTLDNELICDKIKGKTVLISGAGGSIGSEICRQVARFEPKSIILLGHGENSIYLIHKELSGRYGNAIAIVPVIADVQDRKRIFHVMGKYRPDYVFHAAAHKHVPLMEWNPLEAVKNNVFGSKNMAEAAKAAGVGSFIMISTDKAVRPTNVMGSTKRLAEMIVTALNEPGQTNFAAVRFGNVLGSRGSVIPLFKDQIAKGGPVTVTDFRMIRYFMTIPEASRLVIQAGVLARGGEIFILDMGEPVKIHDLAKKMIKLSGYTEEEIPIIETGIRPGEKIYEELLADRSALERKVYDKIFVGKASRYPLEETVAFAANLENLPAEEVKDTLINYACRHQ, encoded by the coding sequence ATGTTGGCGGACACCGCCTGCATTGTGCTTGCGGCAGTGTTGGCATATTGGTTGTTGGAGAACTACATCAGCCAACCGACTGTCTTTTATATTACGATGATCGGAATCACGGCCGGCATTTACCTTTTGGTGGGGGGGAGTCGGCATCTGTTTGCGAATATCCCCGACTACACCGGCGTCAATGAAATCGTCAGTACCGTCCGGACACTGAGCATAGCTTTCCTGCTGTCTGCGATCATATCCACCGGTTTGATCCGTCTGGTGAGCATGCGTTACATTCTGTTGATGTACTTTTTTTCCATGACGTTCATTCCTGGAATCCGGATCATTTGGCGCGGCATCCACGAATACCATGAGGGGGTTACTCAACGAATGCGCACCGAAGATAAGGGGAAAATCCGGACCCTGGTTGTCGGTGCAGGCGAAGGAGGGAGCATCTTCATTTCCAGTCTGATGCGCCGTCCGAATGCAATTGAGATTGTCGGCATCGTCGACCAGGATGAGAGCAAGCAGTGCTCACGTCTGATGGACATCCCTATTTTGGGCAAGGAAGAGGATATTCCGGACCTCGTGAATGAACTGCACATCGACCAGGTGACGATCGCCATCCCCTCTTTGAAGGCAAACGATATGGAGCGCATACTCGACATCTGCAACCAAGCAGGAGTGAAAGTCAATCAGATGCCGAAGATAGAGGACGTCATGATGGGGAAACTGTCTGTGAATCGCTTCCGAGACCTCGACGTCTGTGACCTTCTGGGTAGGGATGAGGTAACACTGGATAACGAACTGATTTGCGACAAAATCAAAGGGAAGACGGTCCTCATCAGCGGGGCCGGCGGTTCAATAGGGTCGGAAATCTGTCGCCAAGTGGCGCGGTTCGAGCCGAAAAGCATCATTCTTTTGGGGCATGGGGAAAACTCCATTTACTTGATCCACAAGGAGTTATCGGGCCGCTACGGCAACGCCATCGCCATTGTGCCGGTCATCGCGGATGTACAGGACCGGAAAAGGATTTTTCATGTCATGGGAAAATACCGTCCCGACTACGTATTCCATGCTGCTGCGCATAAACATGTCCCTTTGATGGAGTGGAATCCGCTCGAAGCGGTGAAGAACAACGTCTTCGGCAGCAAGAACATGGCGGAAGCCGCCAAAGCAGCCGGGGTGGGGAGCTTCATCATGATTTCGACGGACAAGGCAGTGCGTCCGACAAATGTTATGGGTTCGACGAAACGTTTGGCAGAGATGATTGTGACCGCACTGAATGAGCCGGGCCAGACCAATTTTGCGGCCGTCCGCTTCGGCAATGTGCTGGGAAGCCGCGGCAGCGTCATCCCGCTGTTCAAGGATCAGATTGCGAAGGGCGGGCCGGTCACGGTGACCGATTTCCGAATGATCCGCTACTTCATGACCATCCCGGAAGCCAGCCGTCTGGTCATCCAAGCCGGGGTGCTGGCCCGTGGCGGGGAGATTTTCATTCTGGATATGGGCGAGCCCGTCAAGATACACGATTTGGCCAAAAAGATGATCAAACTTTCAGGCTACACGGAAGAGGAAATCCCAATCATCGAGACGGGAATCCGTCCGGGCGAAAAAATATACGAAGAACTGCTGGCCGACCGGAGCGCGCTTGAACGGAAAGTATACGACAAGATCTTTGTCGGCAAGGCATCCCGCTATCCTCTGGAGGAAACGGTCGCTTTCGCGGCCAATCTTGAGAATCTGCCTGCGGAAGAAGTCAAGGACACCCTGATCAACTATGCCTGCAGACACCAATAG
- a CDS encoding oligosaccharide flippase family protein: MSIKKAAAINAASRYSAVILNIIFTAILSRILLPEDYGIVAAVMVFTTFFERLSDLGFGAAVIQQKQLSKVDIDSIFTFTLFLGFLLAGLFMLAGYPIARIYNSDVYIMICIILSLSVFFNTINMVPKAVLMKEKRFALIGIRVIVVDVAGFGLAILLALLGFKYYALIWQSIASAFMKFIWNKRTSKVKVTARINFAAIKGVAAFSLFQFASNLMNYFEQNLDNLLIGIVLGSKPLAFYDMAYKITKYPVNFTGGIIAPVLHPILSEYQHAKEIIYVKYMKIQELISKVATFCIPFCFSAGYEIIALLYGNQWLQAVKPFQYLSTAIYPILFVSTSKAIFQSLGDTKTLFKAGCINAVFTGVFIILGVMSGDIETIALLVAVANWGNMLTTITMLMMKGFHKSPIGFLAHFSKDLLAIVIMVAILELVTPYVPIASVLLSFGFKLFLTMVLYGAYLWVTKGYEPFVSLLSGLIKKRGKAPAVEKIHKDND; the protein is encoded by the coding sequence ATGTCAATCAAAAAAGCGGCGGCAATCAATGCAGCCTCCAGATATTCTGCTGTCATCCTGAACATCATTTTTACCGCCATTCTCTCGCGAATTTTATTGCCGGAGGATTATGGGATTGTTGCAGCTGTCATGGTGTTCACTACATTTTTCGAAAGACTTTCGGATCTTGGATTTGGGGCGGCTGTCATCCAACAGAAACAGCTCAGCAAGGTGGATATCGATTCCATCTTTACTTTTACCCTGTTTCTCGGGTTCCTGTTGGCGGGGCTGTTCATGTTAGCGGGATATCCCATAGCCCGCATCTACAACAGCGACGTGTATATCATGATCTGCATCATCCTCTCTCTGTCCGTATTTTTCAATACGATCAACATGGTTCCGAAAGCGGTATTGATGAAGGAAAAAAGATTTGCCCTCATCGGCATCCGGGTCATTGTCGTTGATGTTGCTGGTTTTGGTTTGGCCATTCTTTTGGCTCTGCTCGGCTTCAAGTATTACGCGCTCATCTGGCAATCGATCGCTTCCGCGTTCATGAAATTCATCTGGAATAAACGGACTTCAAAAGTAAAGGTCACAGCCAGAATCAACTTTGCGGCAATCAAAGGGGTGGCGGCGTTCAGCTTGTTTCAATTTGCCTCGAATCTGATGAATTATTTCGAACAGAACTTGGACAATTTGTTGATCGGTATTGTTTTAGGAAGCAAACCATTGGCTTTTTACGACATGGCATACAAAATAACGAAATACCCTGTCAACTTTACCGGCGGCATCATCGCGCCGGTTCTGCACCCCATCCTGTCCGAATATCAACACGCGAAAGAGATCATTTACGTCAAGTACATGAAGATTCAGGAACTGATCTCAAAAGTTGCGACCTTCTGCATCCCGTTCTGTTTTTCGGCTGGATATGAAATCATTGCCTTGCTCTATGGGAATCAGTGGCTGCAGGCAGTCAAACCTTTCCAATATTTATCGACCGCCATTTACCCCATCCTTTTTGTATCAACCAGTAAAGCCATCTTCCAAAGCCTCGGCGACACAAAGACATTGTTTAAAGCCGGGTGCATCAATGCCGTTTTTACCGGTGTATTCATCATCCTGGGAGTGATGAGTGGGGACATCGAAACGATCGCGCTGCTTGTGGCAGTAGCGAATTGGGGCAATATGTTGACTACAATAACGATGCTGATGATGAAGGGATTCCATAAATCACCGATTGGGTTCTTGGCACATTTTTCAAAGGATCTGCTGGCTATAGTAATCATGGTGGCCATCCTGGAACTAGTGACGCCCTACGTACCCATCGCAAGTGTGCTCTTGTCGTTTGGCTTCAAGTTGTTTTTGACAATGGTTCTGTATGGTGCCTATTTATGGGTCACGAAAGGATACGAACCGTTTGTTTCGCTTCTGAGTGGCTTGATAAAAAAGCGGGGAAAGGCTCCGGCTGTGGAAAAGATACACAAAGACAATGACTGA